GCAGCCACAGAAAGTACTCGACATTCCCGGAAGGTCCAGGCAGCGGGCTCGCGGTCACGCCCCGTACGCCGAGGCCGAGTTCGGCCGCCTGGCGCGCCACGGTCCGTACGGTCTCGGCCCGCAGTTCCGGGCTGCGGACGACACCGCCGCTGCCGAGCCGGTCCTTGCCGATCTCGAACTGCGGCTTGACCATCAGGACCAGGTCGGCGTCGGGCGCGGCGCACCGGGCCAGCGCGGGAAGCACCAGGCCAAGGGCGATGAAGGAGAGGTCGCCGACGACCAGATCGGCCGGCATTCCGTCGATCGCCTCGAGCGTCAACTCGCGTACGTTCGTACGGTCCTTCACGGTGACCCGGTCGTCGCTCTGCAGCGACCAGGCGAGCTGCCCGTACCCGACGTCCACGGCGAC
The sequence above is drawn from the Streptomyces sp. NBC_01465 genome and encodes:
- a CDS encoding TlyA family RNA methyltransferase produces the protein MAGVARRRLDAELVRRNLARSREHASQLIAAKRVTVGGATATKAATQVETSAAVVVLKDDTDPDYVSRGGHKLAGAFAAFVPLGLKVEGRRALDAGASTGGFTDVLLRAGASGVVAVDVGYGQLAWSLQSDDRVTVKDRTNVRELTLEAIDGMPADLVVGDLSFIALGLVLPALARCAAPDADLVLMVKPQFEIGKDRLGSGGVVRSPELRAETVRTVARQAAELGLGVRGVTASPLPGPSGNVEYFLWLRADAPALDPADVDRAVAEGPQ